A genomic region of Bernardetia sp. ABR2-2B contains the following coding sequences:
- a CDS encoding ABC transporter ATP-binding protein, whose amino-acid sequence MLQIKNLYKKFPLMESFAVDDISFTLKKGETLALLGESGSGKTTLLRMIAGLEKASNGIMTLQDKLVYDSNKSIFIKPEKRNVGLFFQHYALFPHLTVFENIAYGLSGKTHNKSQKKERVNEMLSLVELPNYEKRFPHELSGGQQQRVALARALAPKPKLLLLDEPFSNLDEQLKAEVREQIKHILKKSETTTILVTHDLQDALSLAQNLAVMRNGKIEQFGSHQELYQHPKTKYVATLFGEIQQVSESEYTRPEWIEILDKNNPSTSSESITIEQKVFYGNSYTLIGKNSSNKAFKIQSNTYQEFEKGDTLQVDIKKTFSFT is encoded by the coding sequence ATGCTACAAATAAAAAACCTTTATAAAAAATTTCCTCTAATGGAGAGTTTTGCTGTCGATGATATTTCTTTCACACTCAAAAAAGGAGAAACATTAGCTCTTTTGGGAGAAAGTGGAAGTGGCAAAACTACTCTTTTGAGAATGATAGCAGGGTTAGAAAAAGCTTCAAATGGCATCATGACTTTGCAAGACAAATTAGTTTATGACAGTAATAAATCTATTTTTATTAAGCCTGAAAAGAGAAATGTAGGACTTTTTTTTCAGCATTATGCGCTCTTTCCTCATCTGACTGTTTTTGAAAATATTGCCTATGGATTAAGTGGCAAAACTCATAATAAATCGCAGAAAAAAGAAAGAGTAAATGAAATGCTTTCTCTAGTAGAGCTTCCCAATTATGAAAAACGGTTTCCTCATGAGCTTTCGGGAGGACAACAACAACGAGTGGCTTTGGCTCGTGCTCTTGCTCCAAAACCCAAGCTTTTACTCTTAGATGAGCCTTTTTCTAATCTTGATGAGCAGCTTAAAGCAGAAGTAAGAGAACAAATAAAACATATTCTCAAAAAATCAGAAACTACGACAATTCTTGTTACTCATGACCTTCAAGATGCTCTTTCACTGGCTCAAAACCTCGCTGTAATGCGAAACGGGAAAATAGAACAGTTTGGTAGTCATCAAGAATTGTATCAACACCCAAAAACAAAATATGTAGCTACGCTTTTTGGGGAAATACAACAAGTTTCTGAATCAGAATATACACGTCCAGAATGGATAGAAATTCTTGATAAAAACAACCCCTCTACTTCTTCAGAAAGTATTACAATAGAACAGAAAGTTTTTTATGGGAATAGTTACACTTTAATTGGTAAAAACTCTTCTAATAAAGCTTTCAAAATCCAAAGTAATACTTATCAAGAATTTGAAAAAGGAGATACTTTACAGGTTGATATAAAAAAGACATTTTCTTTCACTTAA